The following coding sequences are from one Eucalyptus grandis isolate ANBG69807.140 chromosome 11, ASM1654582v1, whole genome shotgun sequence window:
- the LOC104426696 gene encoding uncharacterized protein LOC104426696 isoform X2 — translation MMAELCLMASHGYPPGLVLGQEQGASRVVRPILPAAGTRQDMIRLGSMTLRPNQFKEAVILDLQDVHSTTGPLGTGIAEQSTMQREVFEFSMSGLSCAEKAGLDMSLVSDLTGLHSVETDMHRLPIIPSLVYPNFQFSTQSGLSDFMGDLVRNKKITINSDGRVLIADSGAEMKDLLSIVAEFYLSRNLTQGRKLSMPVPYFRREIFDKPRTNIHWSSLKLEANAVAPVKSPEKKKLKQLSRKKTSRKAGRERDLFKRNYFHACESLLSILVDKKRQGKTAVSSLKKAGPELPELLNQFSAGIAGTGFAVLFSVICKVACGRVPFCASKVLSTGFGFGLVWLSSAVNRLRDTVIYIGKNSGKMSLNEDEMVKKVDKSVSEIYFRAATLMAVAMLRFV, via the exons ATGATGGCGGAGCTCTGCTTGATGGCTTCGCATGGTTATCCTCCGGGCCTCGTCCTTGGTCAGGAGCAGGGCGCCAGCAGAGTCGTCAGG CCAATTTTACCTGCTGCTGGGACAAGACAAGACATGATAAGATTGGGATCCATGACCCTCCGTCCTAATCAATTCAAGGAGGCAGTGATTCTAGATTTGCAAG ATGTCCACTCAACTACTGGGCCCCTAGGCACTGGAATTGCCGAACAATCCACCATGCAGAGAGAAGTCTTTGAGTTTAGCATGTCTGGATTGAGTTGTGCTGAAAAGGCTGGACTAGATATGTCTCTAGTATCTGATTTAACGGGTCTTCACTCAGTGGAAACTGACATGCATCGCCTACCCATCATTCCTTCTCTTGTCTACCctaactttcaattttccacTCAAAGCGGTCTCTCAGATTTCATGGGAGATTTGGtccgaaataaaaaaataaccatCAACTCCGATGGTAGAGTCTTGATCGCAGATAGTGGGGCTGAGATGAAGGATCTCCTCTCAATTGTAGCGGAGTTTTACCTATCAAGGAACTTAACTCAAGGGAGAAAGCTTTCGATGCCAGTTCCTTACTTCAGAAG GGAAATCTTTGACAAACCAAGGACTAACATCCATTGGTCTTCCTTGAAGCTTGAAGCTAATGCAGTTGCTCCTGTAAAAAG TCCTGAAAAGAAGAAGCTCAAGCAATTATCAAGGAAAAAGACCAGCAGAAAAGcgggtagagagagagatctgtTCAAGAGAAATTACTTCCATGCTTGTGAAAGCCTTCTATCCATCCTGGTGGACAAGAAACGGCAGGGGAAAACTGCAGTCAGTTCACTCAAGAAAGCTGGACCGGAACTTCCTGAGCTCCTGAACCAGTTCTCTGCAGGCATTGCTGGTACGGGCTTTGCTGTTCTCTTTTCTGTTATCTGTAAGGTGGCCTGTGGACGTGTTCCTTTTTGTGCATCCAAAGTCCTAAGCACCGGGTTTGGGTTTGGACTGGTTTGGTTGTCCTCAGCGGTGAATAGACTGAGGGACACGGTTATTTACATTGGcaaaaattctggaaaaatgaGCTTGAATGAAGATGAGATGGTGAAGAAAGTGGATAAAAGTGTGAGCGAGATTTACTTCAGAGCTGCCACTCTAATGGCTGTGGCTATGCTAAGGTTTGTGTGA
- the LOC104426696 gene encoding uncharacterized protein LOC104426696 isoform X1, with protein MMAELCLMASHGYPPGLVLGQEQGASRVVRDLQPILPAAGTRQDMIRLGSMTLRPNQFKEAVILDLQDVHSTTGPLGTGIAEQSTMQREVFEFSMSGLSCAEKAGLDMSLVSDLTGLHSVETDMHRLPIIPSLVYPNFQFSTQSGLSDFMGDLVRNKKITINSDGRVLIADSGAEMKDLLSIVAEFYLSRNLTQGRKLSMPVPYFRREIFDKPRTNIHWSSLKLEANAVAPVKSPEKKKLKQLSRKKTSRKAGRERDLFKRNYFHACESLLSILVDKKRQGKTAVSSLKKAGPELPELLNQFSAGIAGTGFAVLFSVICKVACGRVPFCASKVLSTGFGFGLVWLSSAVNRLRDTVIYIGKNSGKMSLNEDEMVKKVDKSVSEIYFRAATLMAVAMLRFV; from the exons ATGATGGCGGAGCTCTGCTTGATGGCTTCGCATGGTTATCCTCCGGGCCTCGTCCTTGGTCAGGAGCAGGGCGCCAGCAGAGTCGTCAGG GATCTTCAGCCAATTTTACCTGCTGCTGGGACAAGACAAGACATGATAAGATTGGGATCCATGACCCTCCGTCCTAATCAATTCAAGGAGGCAGTGATTCTAGATTTGCAAG ATGTCCACTCAACTACTGGGCCCCTAGGCACTGGAATTGCCGAACAATCCACCATGCAGAGAGAAGTCTTTGAGTTTAGCATGTCTGGATTGAGTTGTGCTGAAAAGGCTGGACTAGATATGTCTCTAGTATCTGATTTAACGGGTCTTCACTCAGTGGAAACTGACATGCATCGCCTACCCATCATTCCTTCTCTTGTCTACCctaactttcaattttccacTCAAAGCGGTCTCTCAGATTTCATGGGAGATTTGGtccgaaataaaaaaataaccatCAACTCCGATGGTAGAGTCTTGATCGCAGATAGTGGGGCTGAGATGAAGGATCTCCTCTCAATTGTAGCGGAGTTTTACCTATCAAGGAACTTAACTCAAGGGAGAAAGCTTTCGATGCCAGTTCCTTACTTCAGAAG GGAAATCTTTGACAAACCAAGGACTAACATCCATTGGTCTTCCTTGAAGCTTGAAGCTAATGCAGTTGCTCCTGTAAAAAG TCCTGAAAAGAAGAAGCTCAAGCAATTATCAAGGAAAAAGACCAGCAGAAAAGcgggtagagagagagatctgtTCAAGAGAAATTACTTCCATGCTTGTGAAAGCCTTCTATCCATCCTGGTGGACAAGAAACGGCAGGGGAAAACTGCAGTCAGTTCACTCAAGAAAGCTGGACCGGAACTTCCTGAGCTCCTGAACCAGTTCTCTGCAGGCATTGCTGGTACGGGCTTTGCTGTTCTCTTTTCTGTTATCTGTAAGGTGGCCTGTGGACGTGTTCCTTTTTGTGCATCCAAAGTCCTAAGCACCGGGTTTGGGTTTGGACTGGTTTGGTTGTCCTCAGCGGTGAATAGACTGAGGGACACGGTTATTTACATTGGcaaaaattctggaaaaatgaGCTTGAATGAAGATGAGATGGTGAAGAAAGTGGATAAAAGTGTGAGCGAGATTTACTTCAGAGCTGCCACTCTAATGGCTGTGGCTATGCTAAGGTTTGTGTGA